One window from the genome of Gopherus evgoodei ecotype Sinaloan lineage chromosome 2, rGopEvg1_v1.p, whole genome shotgun sequence encodes:
- the MYC gene encoding LOW QUALITY PROTEIN: myc proto-oncogene protein (The sequence of the model RefSeq protein was modified relative to this genomic sequence to represent the inferred CDS: inserted 2 bases in 2 codons; deleted 2 bases in 2 codons) yields the protein MPLTSTLPSKNYDYDYDSVQPYFYFEEEEENFYLAAQQRGSELQPPAPSEDIWKKFELLPTPPLSPSRRSSLAAAYFPSNADQLEMVTELLGGDMVNQSFICDPDDESFVKSIIIQDCMWSGFSAAAKLEKVVSEKLASYQAARREGGSGSRLCPPPPPSQPPSLAPSPASASTYLHDLGAAASDCIDPSVVFPYPLSERSSKPGSPSSSPASLLGDDTPPTTSSDSEEEPEEDERRIDVXTTSESESITQPTEEHSKPHHSPLVLKRCHVPIHQHNYAAPPSTKLEYPSAKRIKLDNGRVLKQSSNNRKCSSPRTSDTXENDKRRTHNVLERQRRNELKLSFFALRDQIPEVANNEKAPKVVILKKATEYVLSIQQMTQTDYREEQLRKRREQLKHKLEQLRNSCA from the exons ATGCCGCTGACCTCGACCCTCCCCAGCAAGAACTACGATTACGACTACGACTCGGTGCAGCCCTACTTCTACttcgaggaggaggaggagaacttcTACCTGGCGGCGCAGCAGCGGGGCAGCGAGCTCCAGCCGCCCGCCCCCTCCGAAGACATCTGGAAGAAGTTCGAGCTGCTGCCCACGCCGCCCCTCTCGCCCAGCCGCCGCTCCAGCCTGGCCGCCGCCTACTTCCCTTCCAACGCCGACCAGCTGGAGATGGTGACCGAGCTCCTG GGGGGAGACATGGTGAACCAGAGCTTCATCTGCGACCCGGACGACGAATCCTTCGTGAAATCCATCATCATCCAGGACTGCATGTGGAGCGGCTTCTCCGCCGCCGCCAAGCTGGAGAAGGTGGTGTCCGAGAAGCTGGCCTCCTACCAGGCGGCCCGCAGGGAGGGGGGCTCCGGCTCCCGGCTCTGCCCGCCACCGCCGCCCTCGCAGCCGCCCAGCctagccccctcccccgcctccgcCAGTACCTACCTGCACGACCTGGGCGCCGCCGCCTCCGACTGCATAGACCCCTCGGTGGTCTTCCCCTACCCGCTCAGTGAGAGATCCTCCAAGCCCGgctcccccagctccagcccggCTTCCCTGCTGGGCGATGACACCCCGCCCACCACCAGCAGCGACTCGG AAGAAGAACCAGAGGAAGATGAAAGAAGAATTGATG TGACAACAAGTGAATCCGAATCAATCACACAACCAACAGAAGAACACAGTAAGCCACATCACAGCCCACTAGTTCTTAAGCGGTGTCATGTCCCCATCCATCAGCACAATTATGCTGCTCCTCCCTCCACCAAACTTGAGTATCCTTCAGCAAAAAGGATAAAGTTGGACAATGGCAGAGTTCTCAAACAATCATCA AATAACCGAAAGTGCTCAAGTCCCCGCACATCAGACA GAGAAAATGACAAGAGGCGAACACACAACGTCTTGGAGCGCCAAAGGAGAAATGAGCTGAAGTTGAGTTTCTTTGCTTTGCGTGACCAAATACCTGAGGTAGCCAACAATGAAAAGGCACCCAAAGTTGTCATCCTTAAAAAAGCCACAGAATATGTTCTTTCTATTCAACAGATGACACAGACTGATTACAGAGAAGAACAGTTGAGGAAGCGGCGAGAACAGTTGAAACACAAACTTGAGCAGCTAAGGAACTCTTGTGCATAG